GTGGTGGTGGGGGCCGATCGCATTGCGAGAAATGGCGATATAGCCAATAAGATTGGCACCTATGGCTTAGCGGTGTTGGCGAAAATGCATGCCATTCCCTTTTTTGTGGCCGCCCCATTATCTACGGTGGATTTTGCTTTGGATGATGGTAGTCAGATTCCCATTGAAGAACGGGACCCGGTGGAAATTTACCAACCAGAAGGGAACCGCATTACCCCAGAGGGAGCAGAATTTTATAACCCGGCTTTTGATGTTACCCCCGCCAGTTTGATCACCGCCATCATTACGGAACAGGGTGCCATTGCTCCGGAAAAGTTGGCAGATCTACAGGCTTAGTTTTGCTGTCTATTTCCCCACAAAAGTAACTTTTTCCACATTTTTAGCGATAGTTTTCCACAGAAAATTCCCCTAAGGATGCCATCACTAATCCCTGCCTAAATCCAGCATCTCGTGAATTTGGGCTTGGCAAGCTTTAGTAACCGCTTCCAATTCGGGTTTCCTATTCTTTACTGGAGGGGCGATCGCCTTACCAATGCGAATAGTTAAAGGCACAGGATGGGGCCAGGGGGAACCGGGCTGAAAAATTTGCTCTACTCCCCCTAGGCTGACGGGAATAATGGGCACTTGGGCTTTAGCTGCAATCATGGCAGCCCCCAATTTTGGCTGGTGAATGCGGCCATCCTTTGTTCTGGTTCCCTCCAGAAAGACCCCCACTAACCAACCATCCCCCAGCGCCGTCAAGGCGGCCCGCAATGCTCCCCGATCGCCACTGCCCCGTTTGACTGGATAGGCCCCATAGAGGCGAATGGCTGGACCCAGCAGGGGCACATTAAATAACTCTTCCTTGGCCATAAAGGCCACCGGCCGGGCCATGGCACAGGACAAAAATGGGGGGTCAAAATAACTGGCATGGTTGCTCACCACCAAGGCCGGCCCCCGGGTTGGCACCAATTCCTGACCATATACCTGGGCCTGGAACAATCCATGGAGCAGTGGCCGCACCACCCCCCATTTCAAGCCCCGGTAGAGAGCTAAATTAAGTGACGTTTCCCTTGGGCGGGGAGCACTCAAACCACCACGATGATTAATCTCGGAATCCACTGAGCTTTCCCGGAAAATACTTGCCTCAACACTTTATCAAAACCATGGCGAGTAAATCCCCGTGCCAATGGCGGCAGCTTCTATCTTTGGAATCCATGGGAGGAGCCAGCATTGCCCGCCGAAAACTGGACTAACTGGATACTTCCGCCCCAAGTCGTGCAGATGATGGCAAGGAAAATTAAGCAAAACGCTTTTCCATAACTCATATTGGGGGTGGGAGAATGGAATTTTTGCCTCCATACTAGTTCCGGCTCCTCTGTTCTCGTTTCTCCGCTTTTACTTCCATGAATGCCCATGAAATTGCCCTGACCCTGCAAAAGGGACTTAAAGCCCTGCAAAATCAAGAATATCAGTCGGCGATCGAGGCTTTAGAAATGGTTTGCCGCCGGGTGCCCCAGCAGGAATCCCCCGAATTTCTCAAAGCTCAGATGGCCTTAGTGAGGGCCTACAGAGCCATAGGGAGATTTGATCAGTCCCGGGAAATCTGCGAATACTTAACCCGGAACCCAAACCCAGAGGTACAAAATTGGGCTAAAACGATGATGCTGATGCTCCTTAAACAGGAGAATGGGGCTGAAGGGGAAGCGGATGAGGATGTACTGTCCACTAATTTGAAAGCCGGTCGAGCGGAAAATAATCGGGTTAAGGTGGCTTTGCCCAGGGTAGCGGATAGTTTGCCTTTTATCTTCGGTATGGGCCTCTTGGTTCCCCTTTTAACCACTTCTGTATTGTTTACACCGCTGGCTTGGTGGCTGGCCCAGGGACAGTGGCAAAAGTTGCTGGCCATTAGTCTGGGGCTGGGCATTGTGGTTAATTTCCTGGCCTTGTTTTACAACGTCCCCATAATTGATTTGATCAATCGACGTATTTATGGCACCCAATGGGTCAACCTTGGCGCAGTGCAAAAATATAGCCCCGAAGCCGGGGAATTAATGTTGCGGGTGGCCAGGGCAAAGACTTTTCCCATTCCTAAGCTGGGGATTATTCCCGATAATCGTCCCGTTATGTTTACCTATGGCGTGCAACAAAACAATAGTCGTGTTGTGCTCAGTCAGGGGATTTTTCGTTATCTAAGCGCCGAAGAAATTGCCACCCTCCTGGGTCATGAATTGGCCCACATTGTCCGCCGGGATTGCGCCCTATTGACCTGTATGAGCGGTTGGGGACAGGTATTTTACTGGTTATACTGTGAGCTACAAATGGCCCGGACTTCCCAGCCGGCGATCGCCAAGATATTGATCACCCCGTTGGTGTGGATTTGCTTGGCCATGTTTCGCATTAACCAGGGGTCCAACCGTTACTTTGCCCGCACAAGGGAATATTACGCTGACCACTTTTCCGTCAACTACACTGGTAACCCCAACGCCTTAACTCGTGCCCTAGTGAAAATGACCAGGGCTTTGGTAAAACGGGAAAGACAAGCAGAGAAACCAGCCTTATTTCTGGAAGGTATGCGCAACTTTGCTAACTATGATGCCTACACAGCGTCGGCCTGTGAACGGGGAGAAAGATTTGATCCGAAGATGGTGGGCAATCTACTCCTCTGGGACTGGGGCAGTCCCTGGCGGGGCATTATTACCTGGTGTAGTTCCCATCCCCTTTTAGGTAAGAGGCTCCAGGTGTTGAGTCATTACGCCGAACAGTTAGACCTGGACACGGAATATAACCTAGTGCTCAGCCGTCGACAAATCTCCCTGGAAGAAGCAAAAAAAAGAGCTTTATCCTTTTATCTTGAGGTACTTATTTGGCTGCTGCCCCTCTGGTTTGCCCTGGGCTTGGGCTGGTGGACCCAACAGGAAAACCCCGTTCTTAAACTGCATCTACACCAAGCCATACTGGTGGGTCTAGGGGCGGGCATCTTACTGCGTACTGCCTGGCAAAGTTTGGGGCAAAGGAAAGTGGCGGCCCCCACCGTAGTGAGTGTGCTCAGCGACCCTAATTTAAGTCCCATCTGGGGTACCCAGGTTAATTGGCAAGGTAAATTCCGCCTGGTGCAAGCTAGTGTTTGGAGAGCGCCCAAATTGTATTTTCATGACCGCACCGGGGTAATTCCTGTGCGTTATCCTTTCTGGACTAGACTGTTGCCTCCTTTTCGTTCTCCCCAGATCCGCCTAGAGGCGATCGCCTTGGGGTCAGTAAAAGTCAGCGGCATGGTGGTGCGGGGTTTATCGCCCCAGTTACAACTTGCCACGATCGCCAACGAAGAAGGCCAAATGTTGATTGGTTATCCCCTTTTCCTTGCCTGGGCAGGGGGATTGTTATTGGTCTTATTGGGGATTTTGATCCCAGGGTAAACTGAGATTGCTCACTGCCAGATGATTTAGAACGGAACCAACCCCCAACTTCCCCCAGTCAGGGAAATTAGTTTGGTTTCCCTTTAAACCTGTGCCACAATTTCCCATGGGTTTTTGCATTGTAAGGAGAATTAATTTGCGTTTTGCCTCCATTTTGGCCCTGGCTATTCCCCTCAACCTAGTTGCCTCTAGCCTAACCGCCGCTCCTTTGACCAATGGAGAATGCCTACTTCTGGCCCAAGCAAGCCAACGGAGAAATGTTGGCTCCATCGGCGCACCGGGGGCAAGGGGCGTGGATGGCCAGGACGGTGCCAACACCGATGACCTAACGGTTTTCAGTGACGGTTCCCCCATGACCCTTAACCTAGCCGGTAGGGATGGGGCTCCGGGGACTCCTGGCGCAGAGGGCTCTCCAGCCAATTGTCCTGCTTTGGATACCAGCCAGCGGCAAGACGTGCAAATGGCCAATGGCAGTGACGGTGGGGATGGCGGTGATGGGGGGAACGGTGGCAATGGCGGTTCTATCACTATCTACACTCGCAACCTCGACAGTCTCAACCAAATTTTTGTCGGGGCCGCTGGCGGTAAAGGGGGCGCTCCGGGTATGGGAGGGGGCGGAGGCCAAGCCTGCCAATGTAGCCAGCCCTATTGGACTGTGGAAAGTTGTTCTGGCCGTCCGGGGGATAGTGGCTACCGTTGTTCCACCGAAGAATTTCGTTGTTTTAATGGTCTTAATGGCCGGGATGGGCGATCAGGTATTGCCGGGCAGGACGGTTTAACTGGGCGGTTGACAGTGCTGAATCTAGACCGACCCTTGGAGCCGGATCGACCTGGTACTACGGTGAGCTTAGATGTGTTGAAAAATCAGGGCTTCAATCTGTCCAAAAATATTTGGGAAACTCGCCCAGGGGCAGCCCAATTGTTGGCCCCAGGTTCCGTCATTGCCGACGAGTATTTAATTTTATTAGACCGGATAGAAAGATCTTTTTTGGTGGTGTGGAATGCCCCCCAACCTTTTGAGCGTTTTGCCAATACCAATGTGAGTTTAACCCTAACGGAAGATAATCAAATTGCGCCGGAGTTGCCAAGCAATCTTTGGTTGGAAGGTACCACCCAGCAGAGAAATAATGTCACCGAATTTGTGGTTTATAATGCCATGTGGGAAGGGGATGCCACTAGTTTAGGGCGTTTAACCTTATCCGGTAGTGGGAATAATTTAAAGCTTTCTTTGGTAGATGAAGCCAATCAATCCAATTTAATGGCCACCAAGTTTAGGCTCAGATATCGAGTTACTAATGAAGACCCCAGGTTTCGCCCTCCCTCTACCTATACTCTGCGTTATGAAGGGGAAATCGAAGATAGTTTGGTCACGGTTAATGGCAATCAATTCACCATTGATATTGGTCAGTTACCAATTCCCCCTAAAGATTTGGAATCCGGTACTGGAGTAGAAATTGAGCTGGTGGCGGAAAGAACTTTTTCCGGTAACACCGCTGAACAAAAGCTGATCATTCGAGATTTAATTCGAGGTAGAAATTAACCTGGAATTAAGCCTTTCCCCCAATCCCTAGCAATTTTCCCGCAGTCAGTACAACCAAGATTGGCTCGCTTGGGTTAGGCAGGGCATTATTGACGAAGTGGTGGTGCAGGTTTACGGTTCTACTCCGGCGGAAGTGCAACAAACCGTTGCCAATTCTGGTATTCATACTGCCTCCCGTTACGTGCCCGTGGGCATTGGCCTCTACACCGGCATTAAAGCTAAACCATTTAATTTGCAAGCCGTCCAAAACCAGGTTAAGGCTGTGAAAGAGCAAAATCTAGGTCATTCTCTTTTTGTCTGGGAATTTTTAGTGTTGAGAACAATCAACGCCCATCTCAATGTTCTGTAAGGGTTCTATAAAAATTGTGAGAAACTCCCCTGGGCAAAGGAGCCATAGCTAGTGTTAGACTCCAGCCTTTTTTTTCCCAAGCTTTCCTTCGTTATTTTTTTCTCTTTAGTCCCTAAATTTCCCCTGGATTGAGGGGAATCATGGCCCAGGTGACATAGGTGCCAATGGGGCTCCAAAGCAAAAACGGTACTAAGAAACCAAAAGCAGTGGTGGAAACTTGACTAACGGCGATCACCAGGGCGAGCCCCACAAAGAAACCTGTCGCACCAATAATACTGCCCACCCTTAAACTCCGGAGTTTACACATCACGGGGGTGTAGGCCATGACAGTCAATTCCAGCAGAAGATAGCCGACCATTAATCCCCAGCGATGTCCCGGGTCCGCCGTGGCATTCCAGGCTAGGGTAGCGGAAATGGCTCCAGCAATGAAAATGGCAATCCAGATGAAGGGGATGGCCCACTCAAAAGTTAGCCAAGAAGGGCGACGCAGGCGATTGAACCAACGCAAATCCCTGGGGGATAAACGGTTACACACAAAGGCTAGGGCAAAAGCGATCAACCCAATCCATAGCCAAGCTGGAATCATAAACACTTTCCATTAACTTGTGCAAATTCTATCATCGCCCCCTGGCTGAGATCGGTGATATCGGTGGCATTATCAACACTGGTATAATTCCCGTTGGTTCCGAATACGAGTATGGGGCAGTGAAAGGATGATCGACCAAGAGACAGATGGCATTGAGAAGTTGGAGACGGGTATTCCAGGCTTTGATTTTCTGTCCGACGGTGGTCTCCCCCTCGGCCGCGCCACCCTAATTGCCGGCACAGCAGGTAGTGCTAAAACTATTTTTGCTTCCCAATTTTTAGTCGAAGGTATTCAGCGGGGGGAAAACGGTGTTTTTGTCACTTTTGAGGAACCCCCCAAGGCCCTACGGAAAAATATGCGGGGTTTTGGTTGGGATATTCAACAATGGGAAAACGAAGGTAAATGGGTTTTTGTCGATGCTTCCCCCCAACCAGGCGATCGCCCCATTGTCAGCGGTGAATATGACCTAGGGGCCTTGATTGCCCGCATTGAACACGCTGTCCGTAAATATAAAGCCAGTCGCATTTCCCTCGATTCCCTGGGGGCAATTTTTAGTCACCTCAGTGACAGTGCCCAGGTGCGCAGTGACCTATTCCGCTTGGCCTCTGCCCTCCGGGAACTGGGAGTCACCGCCATTATGACCGCCGAACGGGTGGAAGAATACGGTGAAATTAGCCGTTACGGAGTGGAAGAATTTGTTGCTGATAACGTGGTCATTGTCCGCAACGTCCTCGCCGATGAAAAACGTCGTCGCACCATCGAGATCCTTAAATACCGTGGCACCGACCACCAAAAGGGCGAATTTCCCTTCACTATCATTAATAAAAAAGGCATCGTCATCATTCCCCTGTCGGCGATCGAGCTGGAGCAAAAATCCTCCGACATCCGCATCACCTCCGGCAGTGAAGAATTAGACCGCATGTGTGGCAGTGGCTTCTTCCGGGATTCGATTATTTTAGTCTCCGGGGCAACGGGTACTGGTAAAACCCTGATGGTGACGGAGTTTATGGACGGCGGCGTGGCCAATGGAGAGCGCTGTTTAGTTTTTGCCTTTGAGGAAAGTCGAGAACAATTAATTCGCAATGCCACCGGCTGGGGGGTAGATTTCAAACAAATGGAAAAGGAAGGCAAACTAAAAGTGGTTTGTCGCTATCCAGAAACCACCAACTTGGAAAACCACCTGATCATGATGAAGGATATTATCCAAGAATTTAAGCCCAATCGGGTGGCGGTGGACAGTCTTTCTGCCCTAGAACGGGTTTCCACCCTAAAAAGTTTTCGCGAATTTATTATTGGCTTAACTTCCTTTATTAAACAACAGGAAATTGGTGGTTTATTCACTTCCACTACCCCCAATTTACTAGGGGGAGCTTCCATTACCGATGCCCATATTTCCACCATTACCGATTCGATTATTCTTTTGCGTTACGTGGAAATGTATGGCGAAATGCGCCGGGGAATTACGGTGCTAAAGATGCGGGGTTCTATGCACGACAAAGATATCCGGGAATTTTCCATTGACCATCAAGGGATGCACATTGGTAAACCTTTCCGTAATGTCACCGGCATTCTGGCCGGGACCCCCATGTACACAGCCCAGAGTGAGGTGGAAAGATTGAGCGGTTTATTCGATGAGAAAATATAGTCAATTCTTCCCTTTGTAAACCTGGAGGCAATCAATCCATGCAGTGGCAAGAATCTTTACCCTGGACCCCCGAAGCTCGGCAAAAGTTGAAGAATATTCCCTATTTTGCCCGGGTGCAAGCCCGTCAGCGCATTGAGCAGTTAGCTCGGCAGGCCGATCTAGATGAGGTCACTGTGGATTTGGTAGAACAAGCCCGTCTGGAGTTTGGCCAATGAGTTGGTCTGACTTTTGGGGCTAAACTCACAGGTAAATCCCATTTCACCATGCATGGTTACAAATTCACCAAGCCGGTCTGACATCAGTGTTTACAATGGCGATCGCCAGGGGCCAATGTATTCTCTGATTGTGCCCATTTATAACGAAGAAGATAATATTCCCGTGTTATATGAGCGGCTCAAGGCAGTCATGGATCAATTGGCAAGTACGGAACTAGTGCTGATTAATGATGGCAGCGGCGATCGATCCTTAGAAATGATTCGGGCTTTGCATGATCAGGATAAACGGGTCTGTTACCTTAGTTTTGCCCGTAACTTTGGTCATCAAGTGGCGGTGACGGCGGGGCTAAACTTCGCCCGGGGCCAGGCGGTGATTATTCTCGATGCGGATTTGCAAGATCCCCCCGAATTGGTGCCCCAATTGGTGGAAAGGTGGCAAGCAGGCTACAGCGTGGTCTATGCCCAACGGGTTAAACGTCGGCAGGAAAGCTGGTTTAAGCGGCTAACGGCCTATGGGTTCTACCGACTATTGCAACGGTTAGCAGATGTAAGAATTCCGGCGGACACGGGGGATTTTTGCCTGATGGACCGCCAAGTGGTGGATTTGCTCAACACCATGCCGGAAAGAAATCGTTATATTCGGGGATTAAGGGCCTGGGTTGGCTTTCCCCAAACCGGCGTTAAATTTGAACGGGATCCTCGCCATGCCGGGGAAGTGAAATACACTTTTCGTAAATCTCTCCGTTTAGCCATTAACAGTCTGGTTTCCTTTTCCATTGTGCCCCTGCGTTTGGCCACCTACCTAGGACTTTTAGCCGCTCTCCTAGCCATAGCTATGATGATATTAGTTTTATACTGGCGCTTATCGGAAACCAATTCCCCTTTGGATGGGTTTGCCACAGTGGTCATCGCTAATCTATTTTTTGGTGCAGTTCAGCTAATTTGCATTGGCATTTTAGGGGAATACATTGGCAGAATTTACGATGAAGTCAAAGGGAGGCCTCTGTATACTTTGGCAGAGATGGCTGGCTTTGAACAACTTCTTTAGAGTCTGTTTAAAAAGTCTAAAAATTGTCTCACTACCCCCATGATTTACCTTGGAAAGGAGAAAAATTCTTAAACCCAACCCTTTTCAAAGGGGATTAGATAACGGTAAATACAACCTTTGAAAACTGCCCTTAAAACGCAATTTTTAGCAATAAAAACTATCCTCACCCAATCAACTCTTCACCCTGACATCAGATTGGTCAACAACTAATTTTTCCAACTATTTTTCCAATACCATGATTGACTTCAAACGTTTGTTAGGAATTGCCCTTACTTCTAGCCTATTAGTTTTAGCTTCACCAAGCGTAATCAAAGGGGCCGAAACCATTACTTTTTCCATTATGCCCCTGGGACAGTTTGACATTTCTGTGAAAAGTCTGACAGATTTTGCTGAAACTGGTACCATCGACCCGGATTTTAAATTTTATACTCAGCATCTCAAGCCAGAAGAACTAGAGAAACTAAGGGGCTTGCTGAACCATTCTTTTAAGTTTAACTCCGTAGAAGCTTTTCGATTTTTTAATACAACTTTTGGCAAAGAAATTGCCCAACAATTGAGCTACATTATTGCGGCCCCGACCGATCAAAGCCAACCTTTTTTAGAAGGGGCGATTGTGACAGCGGCCCAAAACCCTGACGGCTTTAAAATTATCGATGTTATTAATGCCTATGGTGGCTCAGATTTAGTTTTAAACTTAGATACTTTTAAAAATACCATTGACCAAGCGGATACCCTATATCAAGCCACCGATCGAATTTTTACCTGGTTGGGTAAGCAGGAAATTCCATCTAACCCCGTGCCCCCTAACCTAAAACCCTTGGCTTTGGCTGAACCTGGACCACAAAAATGGACAACGCAAAATCTCACCATTCCCCGCCCCAATGGGCAACCAGTCAATGTTTTTGTTTATCTGCCCCAAGGCAATAGTTCGCCAGCCCCTCTAGTAGTGATTGCCCCTGGCTTAAACTCTAATTTTCAGGCCTTCACCTACATTGCCGATCATTTGGCGTCCTATGGCTTTACGATCGCCGGCATTGATTTTCCCGAAAGTGATGCGGCTCGGATGCAGGATTCTCTCCAGGGCTTAGATGCGTTTCCCGATCCCAATGCCTGGCTAGAACAACCCAAGGATGTCACCTTAGTGCTCGATACCCTAGCCCAAAAAGCAGCCACAGATCCAGCTTGGCAGGGCAAATTTGACATCAATAATGTGGGAATCTTGGGCCACTCCCTCGGTGGCTACACGGCGATCGCCAGTGGAGGAGCAACCCTGGAATGGCCGGAGTTACTGCAACAGTGCGAACAACTAAATAAACCCAATCAAATTAATCTCAACCCGGCCCTACTCTGGCAATGTCAGGGGGTTGGCAGTGCCCCGCCTGCGTCTAACCTCAGGGAGTCCCGGATTAAAGCGGTGCTGGCCATCAATCCAGTTACTAACCCCATTTTTGGCCCCGATGGCATGAAGAACCTAGCTGTACCCACCCTGATTGTGGCGGGTAGTAAAGACATTTTTGCTCCACCGGTACCGGAACAAATCATTCCTTTTTCCCTAATTGAAGGGGTGAATAAGTATCTGCTTCTAGTGCAAAATGGCACCCATCTATCCTTTCTAGAAGATACGGACAATTTACCGGAAAAAATTGTTGGCCCAGGACAAGATTTAGCCTACACCTACATGAAAAGTTTAGGTTTGGCTTTCTTTGATCTTTATCTTCAGCAAGATAGTAGTTTTAAACCATATCTAACGGATAGCGTGGTGCAACAAATGAGTCAGGAGCCTTTACCTTTGCAATTGGTGCCCAGCCTCACCCCAGCCCAACTCCAACAGGCTATGGATATTAATAACTAGTACTCGGTCTAGGGCAGGAGTTGCCCCGGATGTTTTTGATGGTATTATCAAGGGCATCTTTTGCAGACTTTATAACTGTAGTGAGGCAATAACCATGGCAGAGGCACCGATCGCCCCGGTGGTTCTGGTCATCCTAGATGGCTGGGGCTATCGCCCAGATACCCGCGCAAATGCAATTGCCCAGGCTAACACCCCCATTATGGATAGTCTGATCGCCGCTTATCCCAATACCCTGGTGAATACTTCAGGGAAAGATGTGGGTTTGCCCAAAGGTCAAATGGGTAATTCCGAAGTTGGTCACCTCAATTTGGGTGCTGGGCGAGTGGTACCCCAGGAGTTGGTGCGTATTAGTGATGCCATTGAGGACGGAACTTTTTTTGACAACCAAGCGCTGATTGAAGTCTGCCAACGGGTGCGCGATCGCCGAGGAAAATTGCATTTAATCGGTCTTTGTTCCGACGGAGGAGTTCATTCCCACATTGACCATCTTTTGGGACTGATTGACTTGGCTAAACTCCAGGGCATCAGTCAACTTTGCATCCACGCCATTACCGATGGCCGGGATACTCCCACCAATGAAGGGGCCCATTTTGTCCAACAAATCCAAGCCCATCTAGAGAAAATTGGCCTGGGCCGCATTGTCAGTGTCAGTGGCCGCTACTACGCCTTAGACCGCGATCGCCGTTGGGACCGGGTGGAAAAAGCCTATCGAGTCATGACCGAAGACGGGGTAGGGGATGGCCGCAGTGCCGCCCAGGTGATCAAGGATTATTACGCCAGCGACATCACCGATGAATTTATTCCCCCTACTAGAATTGGTGCCGGGGCGATCGCCTCTGGGGATGGGGTAATTTTCTACAACTTCCGTCCCGACCGGGCCAGACAACTTTGCTACGCCTTGGTTAATCCTAGCTTTGATGGTTTTCCCAGGGAAAGGATTCAGCCTCTGGATTTTGTCACCTTTACCCAGTACGATCCTGCCCTGCCAGTGGTTGTGGCCTTCGAGCCGCAAAACTTGAATAACATTTTGGGGGAAATTATCTCCCGCCAGGGAATGAAGCAATTCCGCACCGCAGAAACGGAAAAATATCCCCATGTCACCTATTTTTTCAATGGTGGTTTGGAACAACCCTTTGCCGGGGAAGACCGGGAGCTAATTCAAAGCCCCATGGTTTCCACCTATGACAAAGCGCCCCAGATGTCTGCCAAAGCCGTTACCGATGCGGTTTGTCGGGCCATGGAAAAAGGCATTTATTCCCTGGTGGTGGTCAACTATGCCAACCCCGATATGGTGGGACACACCGGCAAGCTCAAAGAAGCCATTCAGGCGATCGAAACCGTCGACCTCAATTTGGGCCGCCTTCTGGCCAGCGCCGCTAAAGTGGGGGGCACCGTGTTGATCACCGCGGACCATGGCAATGCGGAATATATGAGCGATGAATCCGGCAATCCCTGGACCGCCCACACCACTAATCCGGTGCCGTTTATTTTGGTGGAAGGGGAAGGACGTAAAATTCCTGGCCACGGCGGTGAAGTCAAGCTACGGGAAGGGGGAAAACTGGCGGACATCGCCCCGACTATTTTGGATATTTTGCAGTTGCCCGTTCCGGCGGAAATGACTGGTAAAACCTTAATCGATCAGCCGTTGGTAGAAATCAAGGCCAATCGCACTCCGGTCAATCTCTCCCGTTAGGTAGGGGGATGGAAAAGCGCTAAAATAAAAAGCCTGTATGATCGCCGAGGGGCGCTGAATTGTTATGACTTTGATTACTGTTCTACGAATTATTTGGATGGCTTCCGCCGCTCTGTTGACCGTACTGGTGTTGCTTCATAGCCCCAAAGGGGATGGCATTGCCGGCATCGGTGGCCAAGCCCAATTATTCACCAGTGCCAAAAGTGCAGAGAAAACCCTCAACCAAGTGACCTGGACCCTGAGCATTATTTTTATTGGTCTGACTATTATTTTGAGCGCTGGCTGGCTAGCGAATTAGAACGTGTTTTAAATGCTCCCCTAGCCCCCCAATTCTGGGGGGAATGGTGTTCAAAGTCCCCCAAACTTGCCGGAGCTTTAGTGAGGAGATTTAGGGGGCGGGTCATAGCCTTTTAGACAAGCTCTTGGGTTAATCACACCGATCATAAAATAAATATAACTTCTAGGCTCCAACATATTCAGATTTCCTTCTCTCCGTCGTTGGAGAGTCAGGCATTGGCCCTGGGGGGAGAATTTGTGAACAAAAAAATCAAGCTCTGGGGTTGGTGCTTAGCCCTATTCTTGTTGACTTTATTACTGGTTAGTCTGCCGGCGATCGCCAACAATGGGAGCAAGCAAGCCTTACCGGAGTTGCAAATCCATCCCCTCCCCCCCGAGTTGGTAGATTTAGGCATCAGTCTGGAAAACCGCAGTTTACTCGGAGATGACGGCACTGATTATTTCTCCCAAGTTCAACCTTCTCCCCTAGGTTATTTACTCTGGTCTAAATTTCCCGTCACTGTGGCGGTGGACTATCCCCCTGGGTTAACCCCCGGCAGTGCTGCTCAAAAACGTTACTACACTTGGCAACAGGCCATTAAAACGGCGATCGCCGACTGGCAAGAATTTTTTCCCCTCACCATCGTTGAGAATACTACCGAGGCGGATATCACTATTTTTTACCGAGAACCGCCCCTACCCCGCATTGTGGACCCAGAAACAGGATTGGTGAGTTTTGGTCGAGCCCGCACCGCCCAGGCTAACTATGAATTTTATTGGACTGACACATCCCCGCCCCAACTGCGTCACCGCATGGCGATCGCCATCAAACCTGGCCTAGCTCCCCTTTCCCTCCAAGGCACTGCCCGCCACGAACTAGGCCACGCCCTAGGCATTTGGGGCCACAGTGACCACAAAGAAGATGCTTTATACCCAGCCCAGACTGCGGATGTACCGGCCATTTCTCCTCGGGATCTAAGAACTTTATATCGGCTTTATCAACAACCCACTCGCCTAGGTTGGTCGGTACTAGTCAGCAATTAGAAAACTTGAGAAAATTTTGATTTTTTTGTGAACTCATCTGGACAGGATCAACGTTGTCTTAAAACTGCCGTAGTAGATGAGAAGGCTCCCGAAAGGAAATCCCCCA
The genomic region above belongs to Synechocystis sp. PCC 6803 substr. PCC-P and contains:
- a CDS encoding matrixin family metalloprotease, which produces MNKKIKLWGWCLALFLLTLLLVSLPAIANNGSKQALPELQIHPLPPELVDLGISLENRSLLGDDGTDYFSQVQPSPLGYLLWSKFPVTVAVDYPPGLTPGSAAQKRYYTWQQAIKTAIADWQEFFPLTIVENTTEADITIFYREPPLPRIVDPETGLVSFGRARTAQANYEFYWTDTSPPQLRHRMAIAIKPGLAPLSLQGTARHELGHALGIWGHSDHKEDALYPAQTADVPAISPRDLRTLYRLYQQPTRLGWSVLVSN
- a CDS encoding alpha/beta hydrolase, with the protein product MIDFKRLLGIALTSSLLVLASPSVIKGAETITFSIMPLGQFDISVKSLTDFAETGTIDPDFKFYTQHLKPEELEKLRGLLNHSFKFNSVEAFRFFNTTFGKEIAQQLSYIIAAPTDQSQPFLEGAIVTAAQNPDGFKIIDVINAYGGSDLVLNLDTFKNTIDQADTLYQATDRIFTWLGKQEIPSNPVPPNLKPLALAEPGPQKWTTQNLTIPRPNGQPVNVFVYLPQGNSSPAPLVVIAPGLNSNFQAFTYIADHLASYGFTIAGIDFPESDAARMQDSLQGLDAFPDPNAWLEQPKDVTLVLDTLAQKAATDPAWQGKFDINNVGILGHSLGGYTAIASGGATLEWPELLQQCEQLNKPNQINLNPALLWQCQGVGSAPPASNLRESRIKAVLAINPVTNPIFGPDGMKNLAVPTLIVAGSKDIFAPPVPEQIIPFSLIEGVNKYLLLVQNGTHLSFLEDTDNLPEKIVGPGQDLAYTYMKSLGLAFFDLYLQQDSSFKPYLTDSVVQQMSQEPLPLQLVPSLTPAQLQQAMDINN
- the gpmI gene encoding 2,3-bisphosphoglycerate-independent phosphoglycerate mutase; this encodes MAEAPIAPVVLVILDGWGYRPDTRANAIAQANTPIMDSLIAAYPNTLVNTSGKDVGLPKGQMGNSEVGHLNLGAGRVVPQELVRISDAIEDGTFFDNQALIEVCQRVRDRRGKLHLIGLCSDGGVHSHIDHLLGLIDLAKLQGISQLCIHAITDGRDTPTNEGAHFVQQIQAHLEKIGLGRIVSVSGRYYALDRDRRWDRVEKAYRVMTEDGVGDGRSAAQVIKDYYASDITDEFIPPTRIGAGAIASGDGVIFYNFRPDRARQLCYALVNPSFDGFPRERIQPLDFVTFTQYDPALPVVVAFEPQNLNNILGEIISRQGMKQFRTAETEKYPHVTYFFNGGLEQPFAGEDRELIQSPMVSTYDKAPQMSAKAVTDAVCRAMEKGIYSLVVVNYANPDMVGHTGKLKEAIQAIETVDLNLGRLLASAAKVGGTVLITADHGNAEYMSDESGNPWTAHTTNPVPFILVEGEGRKIPGHGGEVKLREGGKLADIAPTILDILQLPVPAEMTGKTLIDQPLVEIKANRTPVNLSR
- a CDS encoding glycosyltransferase — translated: MVTNSPSRSDISVYNGDRQGPMYSLIVPIYNEEDNIPVLYERLKAVMDQLASTELVLINDGSGDRSLEMIRALHDQDKRVCYLSFARNFGHQVAVTAGLNFARGQAVIILDADLQDPPELVPQLVERWQAGYSVVYAQRVKRRQESWFKRLTAYGFYRLLQRLADVRIPADTGDFCLMDRQVVDLLNTMPERNRYIRGLRAWVGFPQTGVKFERDPRHAGEVKYTFRKSLRLAINSLVSFSIVPLRLATYLGLLAALLAIAMMILVLYWRLSETNSPLDGFATVVIANLFFGAVQLICIGILGEYIGRIYDEVKGRPLYTLAEMAGFEQLL
- the secG gene encoding preprotein translocase subunit SecG, with amino-acid sequence MTLITVLRIIWMASAALLTVLVLLHSPKGDGIAGIGGQAQLFTSAKSAEKTLNQVTWTLSIIFIGLTIILSAGWLAN